A window of the Lactuca sativa cultivar Salinas chromosome 7, Lsat_Salinas_v11, whole genome shotgun sequence genome harbors these coding sequences:
- the LOC111905689 gene encoding probable LRR receptor-like serine/threonine-protein kinase At1g56140 has product MTSRSWLCMCFCLTITVAITRAQNITDPAEARVINAMFSQWGIAESAVTAMGWNISGELCSGAAVDTTDFDSQGYNPAIKCDCNIPNATACHITRLKVYAMDAVGPIPEGLWTLRYLTNLNLAQNYLTGPLSPSIGNLTRMQYMTIGINALSGQVPPELGQLTDLRSLGFGTNNFNGSLPSELGNLRLLDQIYIDSAGVGGEIPPSFANLRNMQTVWASDNNFTGRIPSFIGNWSQLRSLRFEGNSFEGSIPPSFSNLTLLQDLRISGLSNGTLDFIRDLKSLNVLMLRNNRISGSIPSDIGEYVNLTQLDLSFNNLSGPIPAGLFNLSQLSFLFLGNNSLTGTLPNEKSRTLSNIDLSYNQLSGTLPSWANNQTLQVNIVVNNFTLNNSALNCLQSGFPCNRGSPIYSDFGINCGGPQITSSSQLVHEQDNEQLGPATYYLTPERRWGVSNVGRRDNPRYTAFALRQFTNTLDSELFQTARLSAGSLRYYGLGLENGNYTVNLRFAELAIEDGSTWRSLGRRVFDIYVQGNRVFQDFNIKREAGGASFSPVSKEVTVEVINNYLEIHLLWTGKGTCCVPTQGDFGPLISAISATPNFVPTVSNNPPSNKKKNNTGLIVAGILVPIVVVSFMVLLALYLLRQRRKKKNNDDNYDEEFLGIDTKPYTFGYGDLRDATDDFSPANKLGEGGFGPVYKGTLDDGRVIAVKQLSIASHQGKSQFVAEIATISAVQHRNLVKLYGCCIDGEKRLLVYEYLENKSLDQALFGRKKLSLTWSTRFEICMGLARGLSYLHEESRIRIIHRDVKSSNVLLDSDLTPKISDFGLAKLYDDKKTHMSTRVAGTIGYLAPEYAMRGHLTEKADVFGFGVVALEIVSGRPNSDSSLDDERIYLLEWAWNLHEANRELELVDEELSEFDENEVKRVIRVALLCTQTSPTYRPSMSRVVAMISGDVEASGEITRPEYLTGFKFNDATTFKSAVPTSASTTTTTTTTGTSDGVASTSNSTVSPSLLSPHDVSRPMLHDIIGEGR; this is encoded by the exons ATGACATCACGGTCGTGGTTGTGCATGTGCTTTTGCTTGACGATAACTGTCGCCATAACTCGAGCTCAAAACATCACCGATCCAGCTGAAG CGCGAGTTATAAATGCAATGTTCAGCCAATGGGGAATAGCAGAAAGTGCAGTAACAGCGATGGGATGGAACATAAGCGGAGAATTATGCAGCGGCGCTGCTGTTGACACCACCGACTTCGATTCCCAGGGTTACAATCCCGCCATCAAATGCGACTGTAATATCCCGAATGCCACTGCTTGCCACATCACCCGACT aaaagtttatgCAATGGACGCTGTGGGCCCGATCCCCGAAGGACTCTGGACTTTGAGATACCTTACAAATCT TAATTTGGCACAGAACTACTTGACAGGTCCTTTGTCACCTTCCATTGGCAATCTAACTCGTATGCAGTACAT GACTATCGGTATCAATGCTTTATCAGGGCAGGTTCCACCAGAGCTAGGGCAGCTTACTGATCTTAGATCACT GGGATTTGGCACAAATAATTTTAATGGTTCCCTGCCATCTGAACTTGGAAATTTAAGATTATTAGATCAAAT TTACATTGATAGTGCTGGAGTTGGTGGTGAaatacctccttcatttgctaaTTTACGGAACATGCAGACAGT ATGGGCTTCTGATAATAATTTCACAGGCAGAATACCAAGCTTTATAGGAAATTGGTCACAGTTACGATCCTT GAGGTTTGAGGGGAATTCTTTTGAAGGTTCAATACCACCTTCATTTTCTAATCTGACCCTTTTACAGGACCT GAGGATAAGTGGTTTATCTAATGGAACTCTGGATTTCATTAGGGATTTGAAGTCCCTCAATGTTCT AATGTTGAGGAATAACAGAATTTCTGGCTCTATTCCAAGTGATATTGGAGAATATGTAAACTTGACACAACT GGATTTGAGTTTTAACAATTTGAGTGGGCCTATTCCAGCAGGGTTGTTCAACTTGAGCCAATTGTCCTTCTT GTTTCTTGGAAACAACAGTTTAACTGGCACTCTTCCCAATGAAAAGAGCAGAACTCTGAGCAATAT TGATTTGTCATACAATCAACTATCTGGGACACTTCCTTCTTGGGCCAATAACCAAACTTTACAAGT TAACATAGTTGTGAACAACTTCACTTTAAACAATTCAGCATTGAATTGTCTCCAAAGTGGTTTCCCTTGTAACCGTGGATCACCAATAT ATAGCGACTTTGGAATCAATTGTGGTGGCCCACAAATTACATCCTCAAGTCAATTAGTCCATGAGCAAGATAACGAACAACTGGGGCCCGCAACATACTATTTGACTCCCGAAAGGAGGTGGGGTGTCAGCAATGTGGGACGAAGAGACAATCCGAGATACACAGCCTTCGCTCTACGCCAATTCACAAACACTTTAGATTCAGAACTTTTCCAAACAGCAAGACTCTCTGCTGGATCTTTAAGATATTATGGTTTAGGCCTTGAGAATGGCAACTACACTGTAAATCTCCGGTTTGCAGAGCTTGCAATAGAAGATGGTTCCACTTGGAGAAGCCTTGGAAGGCGCGTATTTGACATTTATGTCCAG ggAAACCGGGTTTTTCAAGATTTTAATATTAAAAGGGAAGCAGGGGGGGCTTCGTTTAGTCCTGTTTCAAAGGAAGTGACAGTTGAGGTTATAAATAACTACCTTGAGATTCATCTATTATGGACTGGAAAAGGGACTTGTTGTGTACCTACTCAAGGAGATTTTGGACCTCTTATCTCAGCAATCAGTGCTACACCAA ATTTCGTCCCTACTGTGAGCAACAATCCACCTTCcaacaagaagaagaataataCCGGTTTGATTGTGGCGGGGATTTTGGTTCCAATTGTAGTTGTGAGCTTTATGGTGTTATTAGCCCTGTATCTTCTTCGTCAGCGAAGGAAAAAGAAGAATAATGATGACAATTATGATGAAG AGTTTTTGGGAATTGACACGAAGCCTTATACTTTTGGCTATGGAGACTTGAGAGATGCAACAGATGATTTTAGTCCTGCAAATAAACTTGGGGAGGGTGGTTTTGGACCTGTTTACAAG GGAACACTTGATGATGGAAGGGTAATAGCTGTGAAACAACTCTCCATAGCCTCACACCAAGGCAAGTCCCAATTTGTTGCAGAAATTGCCACAATATCTGCAGTCCAACACCGTAACCTCGTGAAACTCTACGGATGCTGCATCGACGGAGAAAAACGTCTTCTTGTCTATGAGTATCTTGAAAACAAGAGTCTCGATCAAGCGTTATTTG GAAGGAAAAAATTGTCACTTACATGGTCTACCCGTTTTGAAATATGCATGGGGTTAGCACGCGGTCTCTCGTATCTCCATGAGGAATCACGCATACGAATTATACATCGAGATGTGAAATCTAGCAATGTTTTACTTGATTCCGATCTGACCCCTAAGATATCAGATTTTGGTTTGGCCAAACTTTATGATGACAAGAAAACACATATGAGTACTCGTGTTGCAGGCACAAT TGGGTATCTGGCGCCAGAGTATGCAATGCGTGGACACCTCACGGAAAAGGCTGATGTGTTTGGGTTTGGAGTTGTGGCTTTAGAGATTGTCAGCGGAAGGCCCAATTCTGATTCAAGTTTGGATGATGAGAGAATATATCTTCTTGAATGG GCATGGAACCTACATGAAGCGAACCGTGAACTCGAGTTAGTGGATGAAGAATTGTCTGAATTTGACGAAAACGAAGTGAAAAGAGTAATAAGAGTTGCCCTTTTATGCACACAAACTTCACCAACATATCGACCATCAATGTCGCGTGTGGTGGCCATGATTTCAGGTGATGTTGAAGCAAGTGGTGAAATTACTCGGCCCGAGTACTTGACCGGTTTCAAATTTAATGATGCTACAACTTTTAAGAGTGCGGTTCCAACTTCAGCttcaactacaactacaactaCAACTACGGGTACTAGTGATGGTGTCGCAAGTACGAGTAACTCGACTGTTTCACCATCACTACTTTCGCCACATGATGTTTCCCGACCCATGCTTCATGATATTATCGGAGAAGGTAGGTGA